GCGGAACCGTCAAAGCGACCCCGCACCGCGTTGTGGGCGGCAGCAACGAACGCATATCGGTGCCGATGTTCTTTAACCCCACCCATGACACCAATGTCGCCCCTGAGGCCAGTGATCAGGTGATCATGGCAGGCGATCACCTGACAAAGCGTTACAACGAAACCTACGTGCATCTGCAGAAAAAGTGACAGCACAGGCCCGATATGAGGCGGAAGTGCTGCGTGTCTGGGGGGATGCGCAGGACGGGGCGCATGATCTATGGCATTTGCGGCGGGTCTGGACGCTGTGCCAGCGGATCGCCGAGGAGCAGCGCGGTGCGAACCGGGATGTGCTGCTGGCCGCGGCGATTTTCCATGATGTGATCAACCTGCCAAAAGACCACCCAAACCGCGGGCAGGCCGCACGCTTGTCTGCCGATCACGCGGTGCAATTTCTGGCTCAGGACTTCGACGAAACCGCATTGGATGCCATCCATCACGCGATCCTTGCGCATAGTTTCTCCGCCAAGGTACCCGCCACCACACTGGAGGCGCAGATCTTGCAGGATGCGGACCGGTTGGAAGCATTGGGCGCCATCGGGATTGCCCGGTGTTTCAACGTTTCAGGCCAGATCGGGCGTGATCTGTTCGACGGGGCGGACCCTTTGGCAAGGGATCGCCCTTTGGACGACACCGCATTTGCGTTGGATCATTTTGAGGTGAAATTGTTCAAGGTCGCCGCGCAGCTTCATACCAAAACGGCCCGCGCAATCGCGGCAGATCGTATTGAATTTATGAAGAAGTTTCAGCGCAGACTTGCGACGGAAGTGTCGCCAGCCTAGTTCAACGCCGCCAGCGCCCGACGGCCCAGATCAAGCGCCAACTCACTGTCCTCCAGAGCGGCATCCGGCAGGGAATAGTAAGGCATCGAAGAGGCCGCGCCATCCTTGCGGGTGTAGGTCCATTTGACCGCACCCATCGCTTCGAGTTCATCTGAGAAGGCACCGCCGGTCGATTTGATCATGATCTGGCCATCCGAATGCAGAAGGGCAAAGATCACCCCTTCTGAATAGATCCCCATGCCGCCAAACATCCGGCGGGTGGTCAGATCCGGCAGCTCTTCAAACAGTTCGGTGGCAAAGGCGATATCACCCGCGCTCAGGCTCACTTGGCGAACAGGGTTTCGTCGAACTTGATCGACTCGCCGCAACCGCATGCCTCTGAAACATTGGGGTTGTTGAACTTGAATCCGGATTCCAACAGCGTGGTTTCATAGTCGATCTCGGTGCCGAACAAGAACATCTGCGCCATCGGTGCGATCATCACGCAGGCACCGTCCTGGGTGACAACCTCATCGTTGGGATCGGCCGTATCGACGTATTCCATGGTGTATTCCATGCCCGCACAGCCACCCTTTTTGACGCCGATCCGCAGGCCTGCATGGCCCGCCGATTTCATCAGCTTGGTGATTTGCGCTGCGGCCTTGGGTGTGATGGTAACGGCTTGCTTGCCGGGAATGCCGAACATGGTGTGATCTCCTGCTTGGCCTCAAGATAGGAGGCCCGATGCAATATCTCAAGCGGCGCGGGGCAAAGCTTTGCGCCTGTTACATAAAGCCCAGTTCGAGACGCGCCTCGTCAGACATCATGTCCATGCCCCATGGCGGCTCCCAGACCAGTTCCACATTGACCTGCTTCACACCGGGCAGGGGTTCCACCGCATCGGCCACCCAACCGGGCATTTCACCGGCGACAGGGCAACCGGGCGCTGTCAAAGACATCTTGATATCGACCTCGTTTTGGTCATTGATGTCGATGGTATAGATCAAACCCAATTCATAGATGTTGACAGGAATTTCAGGGTCATAGACCGAGCGGCAGGCCTCAACCACCTGTTCATACAAAGGATGATCGGTGCTGGACGGCGCAATCAGCGGCGTACCTTCAAGGGGTTGGGACTGGTCGGTCATATCTGCCTCGGTTCTGGTTCCTGAGTGTTTATATAGGGTTTAAGCGGGCAGGCGTCCATAGGGGCAAGCGGCAAGAACTGCGACAAATGGGGACGGAACGAGAAAATGAGCATGACGCAGCGGCCTCCGGCAAAGGTCTATGGGGACACCATCACCGATTCCACCCGTTGGCAGGCATTTGAGCCCCGCGATGGCGACATTGTGCTGTCTACGCCGCCCAAATCCGGAACGACCTGGATCCAGGCGATTTTGGCGCTGCTGATCTCCGGTGATCCCGAAGTAGACGCAAAACCCAGCCTGAATGCGCCCTGGATCGACATGAGCGCCCGCGACATTGCCGAAGTGATGGAGCGGCTGGAAGCCCAGACAGGGCGGCGGCAGGTGAAGTCACACACACCTTTTGACGGGCTGCCGATCTGGGAGGCGCTGCGCTATATCTGTGTCTACCGGCATCCGATTGACGTGCATTTCTCGTTTCGCCGCCATGTCGCCAATCTGGCGCATTCCGGCACTGGTGTCAGCTTTCCTGACGATCCGGTTGAGAGTTTTTATGAATTTTTGGACGCAGACCGTTTTGATGCGGCCAGTTTGCAGATGATTGTGGATCATTACCGCAGCGCATTGGCTTTGGAAGAGGAGGGCACCGGCAACCTGCTGCGCCTGCATTATGCGGATATGTGCCGTGACCCCGAAGAAGCGATCAGTCGCATCGCCGATCACATCGGCATCACGCATCCGGCCGCACTCATGGCACGGTTAGTTGAAGCCGCATCCTTTGCCAATATGAAAGCCAACGCCGTGCGGTTTGCACCGGGCGCTGGCGTTGGGTTCTGGCATGACGACGCCGGGTTTTTCGACACAGCGTCATCCAACAAGTGGGAAGGGGTACTATCAGACAAGGATCTGGCCGCCTATCGCGCCCGGATCGCTGGTATCCTGTCCCCGCAAGAACAGCGCTGGCTGGAGCAGGGCAGCGCCTCAGCCTGACTTGCGGCGGCGCACGGGCTGCGGTTTCACGCGCGCTTCGATCTCGTCATAAAGCTTGCCGACGATGTCTTTGCCCGTTGCCGTCTCGATCCCCTCAAAACCGGGGGAGGAGTTTACCTCAAGCACCTTTGGCCCGCTTTCCGAGCGCAGCAGATCAACGCCAGCCTTGCCCAGCCCAAAGGCCCGCGCCGCCCGCACGGCGGTTTCGCGTTCTTCCTTGGAGATGCGCACCACCTTGGCCGATCCGCCCCGATGCAGGTTCGACCGGAAATCCCCCTCGGCCCCGGTGCGTTTCATCGCGGCCACGACCTTGCCCGCGATCACCAGACAGCGGATATCCTCACCTGCGGCCTCTTTGACAAAATCCTGAACCAAAAAGTTAGCCTTGAGCCCGCGAAAGGCGTCGATCACGGATTCGGCGGCCTTTTTGGTTTCGGCCAGCACCACGCCCTTGCCTTGGGTGGATTCCAGCAGTTTCACGATCAGCGGCGCAGTGCCCACCAGCCCCATCAGGTTGGATGTGTCCTTGGGCGAGGCGGCAAAGGCGGTGGTCGGCATGCCGATTTTCTTGGAGGCCAAGACCTGATGCGCGTGCAGCTTGTCGCGGCTGGCGGTGATGCCGGCGCTGCCGTTCACACAATAGGTTCCGATGGTCTCAAACTGGCGGATGACAGCGGTGCCATAAGGCGTGATGGAGGCCCCGATGCGCGGGATCACGGCGTCATAGCGCGGCAGGCGTTTGCCATCATAATGCACCTCGGGGGCCATTGCATTGATCGCCATGTAACAGCGGGTCGTGTCGATCACCTCAACCACATGACCCCGCGCTTCGCCAACCTCGACAAGGCGGCGGGTAGAATAGTTGTTCTCACGGCTCAGCACGGCAATGCGCAGCGCCCGTTGCGGGGCGGTGCGGCGCACGGTGGCATCGTGATAGGCGTCATAGCTCAACTCTGGCTGCAAACGCCGTTCTGTGGCGGAAATGGAGATGTGATCGGCCAGCGCCTGACGGCCCAGGAGCATCCGGCTGGTCATACCGGCGCGGTTGGTCAGGGTGATCTCGATCGGCCATTGCTGATCGGCCACTGTCAGGGTGCTGGAAATTACGTAGCGTTGCTCGGATTCGCCGTTGGAAGATGTGACCTCGCGCCGGTCCACCAAAGGGGCAGAGCAGGTGATGACAATGTCTTCGCGTCCGGCAATGGGATGCACGTTAAAGCGCACCTTGGGTTTGGCAGCGGGGCCAAACACCTCGATGTCATGGGCATGCAGGGCAGAGGTGCGCGCACCCGTGTCCACTTTGGCCTTGATGGCAGGCAGCCCCAAATCCGGCAGTGCAACCCATTCTTCCCACCCAAAGACCAATTCTTCCATCAACGTATCCTTTTGTTTTATTGAATACGCAGAGGTATCAGGCCGCCCCAGCGCGCACAAGCAGCCTGTTGATCAACTCAGTTGTCGTTGACGTCCTTGGTGACTATACGTGCGCCGCTTGATTGTTTGCGAAAGCCCAGGCGCAGGACGATCCAGCCAATCAGCGACAACACCGCAAAGAGGGCGAGCAGGGCCGGAACGTTGATGCCCGGTGCCAACAGAACCACCCCAACCATCGCCAAGGCGCCCAGTCCGAAACCCAGAAATATGAACCCCGGCGCCAGCAGTTCAACCACGCCAAGGGCCAGCGCGATGCAGATCCAGACCCACCAAAGCGACAGATAGTCCGCCATTATCCGCGTCCTTTCAGCAGTTTGAACGCATCACCGAAGGCTTCCAGCGCCTGCGCGGGCACAAAGACCGTCTGGTTGCCATCGCTCTTACCTAGAATGCTCATTGCTTCGACCTGTTTAAGCGCGATCTGGTACTGCGCCGCCTCCAACCCGTTCTCGTTGATCGCGGTGGCAA
This window of the Sulfitobacter mediterraneus genome carries:
- a CDS encoding HD domain-containing protein, giving the protein MTAQARYEAEVLRVWGDAQDGAHDLWHLRRVWTLCQRIAEEQRGANRDVLLAAAIFHDVINLPKDHPNRGQAARLSADHAVQFLAQDFDETALDAIHHAILAHSFSAKVPATTLEAQILQDADRLEALGAIGIARCFNVSGQIGRDLFDGADPLARDRPLDDTAFALDHFEVKLFKVAAQLHTKTARAIAADRIEFMKKFQRRLATEVSPA
- a CDS encoding TfoX/Sxy family protein, with amino-acid sequence MSLSAGDIAFATELFEELPDLTTRRMFGGMGIYSEGVIFALLHSDGQIMIKSTGGAFSDELEAMGAVKWTYTRKDGAASSMPYYSLPDAALEDSELALDLGRRALAALN
- a CDS encoding HesB/IscA family protein, whose product is MFGIPGKQAVTITPKAAAQITKLMKSAGHAGLRIGVKKGGCAGMEYTMEYVDTADPNDEVVTQDGACVMIAPMAQMFLFGTEIDYETTLLESGFKFNNPNVSEACGCGESIKFDETLFAK
- a CDS encoding SUF system Fe-S cluster assembly protein, with translation MTDQSQPLEGTPLIAPSSTDHPLYEQVVEACRSVYDPEIPVNIYELGLIYTIDINDQNEVDIKMSLTAPGCPVAGEMPGWVADAVEPLPGVKQVNVELVWEPPWGMDMMSDEARLELGFM
- a CDS encoding sulfotransferase domain-containing protein; the protein is MSMTQRPPAKVYGDTITDSTRWQAFEPRDGDIVLSTPPKSGTTWIQAILALLISGDPEVDAKPSLNAPWIDMSARDIAEVMERLEAQTGRRQVKSHTPFDGLPIWEALRYICVYRHPIDVHFSFRRHVANLAHSGTGVSFPDDPVESFYEFLDADRFDAASLQMIVDHYRSALALEEEGTGNLLRLHYADMCRDPEEAISRIADHIGITHPAALMARLVEAASFANMKANAVRFAPGAGVGFWHDDAGFFDTASSNKWEGVLSDKDLAAYRARIAGILSPQEQRWLEQGSASA
- the rimK gene encoding 30S ribosomal protein S6--L-glutamate ligase produces the protein MEELVFGWEEWVALPDLGLPAIKAKVDTGARTSALHAHDIEVFGPAAKPKVRFNVHPIAGREDIVITCSAPLVDRREVTSSNGESEQRYVISSTLTVADQQWPIEITLTNRAGMTSRMLLGRQALADHISISATERRLQPELSYDAYHDATVRRTAPQRALRIAVLSRENNYSTRRLVEVGEARGHVVEVIDTTRCYMAINAMAPEVHYDGKRLPRYDAVIPRIGASITPYGTAVIRQFETIGTYCVNGSAGITASRDKLHAHQVLASKKIGMPTTAFAASPKDTSNLMGLVGTAPLIVKLLESTQGKGVVLAETKKAAESVIDAFRGLKANFLVQDFVKEAAGEDIRCLVIAGKVVAAMKRTGAEGDFRSNLHRGGSAKVVRISKEERETAVRAARAFGLGKAGVDLLRSESGPKVLEVNSSPGFEGIETATGKDIVGKLYDEIEARVKPQPVRRRKSG
- a CDS encoding NfeD family protein, which translates into the protein MADYLSLWWVWICIALALGVVELLAPGFIFLGFGLGALAMVGVVLLAPGINVPALLALFAVLSLIGWIVLRLGFRKQSSGARIVTKDVNDN